The Halorubrum sp. BV1 genome has a window encoding:
- the rpoA2 gene encoding DNA-directed RNA polymerase subunit A'', which produces MTEYDHVTDDIEAVVEATELPPRLKSEVYEAIDRKAAENGEVTIEQATDIATGVENRYLDTRVDPLDPVGTVSAQSIGEPGTQMTMNTFHYAGVAEIDVTQGLPRLIELVDARKTPDTPMMTVHLEGEYATDRQKAHEVVWSIEATRILALGDVSTNVADMLVRIDLNDDTLLERWPTHSDPSEVAEIIAETIEDSLGVDTRQSGTVIEFGPNEPSYRELLQLVERLRDIVFKGIEEIERVVIRKEEIDGREEFVLYTEGSAFGDTLSIEGVDASRTTCNNIHEVYRNLGVEAARETIIDETKNTLEEQGLDDVNVRHLMLVADIMTNNGEIESIGRHGISGSKDSVLARAAFEVTVNHLLDAAVHGEYDELDGVIENVIAGKPISLGTGDVDLRMGSRVVGDD; this is translated from the coding sequence ATGACTGAGTACGACCACGTCACCGACGACATTGAGGCGGTCGTGGAGGCGACCGAGCTTCCGCCGCGCCTCAAAAGTGAGGTGTACGAGGCGATAGACCGGAAGGCGGCCGAAAACGGCGAGGTCACCATCGAACAGGCCACCGACATCGCGACTGGGGTCGAGAACCGCTATCTCGACACGCGGGTCGACCCCCTCGACCCCGTCGGGACCGTCTCGGCGCAGTCGATCGGTGAGCCCGGAACGCAGATGACGATGAACACGTTCCACTACGCCGGCGTCGCGGAGATCGACGTCACGCAGGGGCTCCCCCGGCTCATCGAGTTGGTGGACGCCCGGAAGACGCCGGACACGCCGATGATGACGGTCCACCTCGAAGGCGAGTACGCGACGGACCGACAGAAGGCCCACGAGGTCGTCTGGTCGATCGAGGCCACCAGGATCCTCGCGCTCGGCGACGTGTCGACGAACGTCGCGGACATGCTCGTGCGGATCGACCTCAACGACGACACCCTCTTGGAGCGGTGGCCGACGCACTCGGACCCGTCCGAAGTCGCGGAGATCATCGCAGAGACGATCGAGGACTCGCTCGGCGTCGACACCCGACAGTCGGGAACGGTGATCGAGTTCGGCCCGAACGAGCCGAGCTACCGCGAGCTGCTCCAGCTCGTCGAGCGGCTCCGCGACATCGTCTTCAAGGGTATCGAAGAGATCGAGCGCGTCGTCATCCGCAAAGAGGAGATCGACGGCCGAGAGGAGTTCGTCCTCTACACCGAGGGCTCGGCGTTCGGCGACACGCTCTCCATCGAGGGCGTCGACGCGTCACGAACCACGTGTAACAACATCCACGAGGTGTACCGCAACCTCGGCGTGGAGGCGGCCCGCGAGACGATCATCGACGAGACGAAGAACACGCTCGAAGAGCAGGGGCTCGACGACGTGAACGTTCGACACCTCATGCTCGTCGCCGACATCATGACGAACAACGGCGAGATCGAGTCCATCGGTCGCCACGGCATCTCCGGGTCGAAAGACTCGGTACTCGCGCGCGCGGCGTTCGAGGTGACGGTTAACCACCTGCTCGACGCCGCGGTCCACGGCGAGTACGACGAGCTCGACGGGGTCATAGAGAACGTCATCGCCGGCAAGCCGATCTCGCTTGGCACCGGCGACGTCGACCTCCGGATGGGTTCGCGGGTCGTCGGCGACGACTGA
- a CDS encoding DNA-directed RNA polymerase subunit A', which translates to MQTPKVLGGIDFGLMDPETYRDMSATKVITADTYDDDGYPIDMGLMDPRLGVIDPGLECRTCGSHSGSCNGHFGHIELAAPVIHVGFTKLIRRLLRSTCRECGRLALDEAQRDEFRDRYERAQELGDDEHDVLKAAVRQARKASTCPFCGEPQADIKHEKPTTYYEVQDVLSGEYSERIAAAMQPDEEEDDPGTSPQELAEKTDIAVDRINEIMAGEFRPRKEDRRAIEKALDIDLTEEDMNKLMPSDIRDWFEDIPDEDLEVLGIDSEHSRPEWMILTVLPVPPVTTRPSITLDNGQRSEDDLTHKLVDIIRINQRFMENREAGAPQLIIEDLWELLQYHVTTFVDNEISGTPPARHRSGRPLKTLSQRLKGKEGRFRGSLSGKRVNFSARTVISPDPTLSLNEVGVPDRVAKEMTQTLNVTERNVDEARQYVRNGPEAHPGANYVRRPDGRRLKVTEKNCEELAEKVEAEWEVNRHLVDGDIVIFNRQPSLHRMSIMAHEVVVMPYKTFRLNTVVCPPYNADFDGDEMNMHALQNEEARAEARVLMRVQEQILSPRFGGNIIGAIQDHISGTYLLTHTNPEFTETQALDLLRATRVDELPDADGVDDDGNEFWTGRTLFSELLPEDLSLHFTSSTGDEVVIESGQLVEGTIDEDAVGAFGGEVVDTLTKEYGETRSRVFINEIASLAMRAIMHFGFSIGIDDESIPPEAEEQVDDAIGSAYDRVQELIATYEAGELESLPGRGVDETLEMKIMQTLGKARDSAGEIADQHFGDDNPAVVMARSGARGSMLNLTQMAGSVGQQAVRGERINRGYEDRTLSHYKENDLSAEAHGFVENSYRGGLTPEEFFFHAMGGREGLVDTAVRTSKSGYLQRRLINALSELEAQYDGTVRDTSGRIVQFEFGEDGTSPVKVSSGEGDGIDVDEIVDRVVDAEFDSNDEKDRFLGERAPPTNLSEHAGPGLNKAAGTGVESDD; encoded by the coding sequence ATGCAAACACCGAAAGTGCTCGGCGGCATCGACTTCGGCCTCATGGACCCGGAGACGTACCGGGACATGTCTGCGACGAAGGTGATTACGGCCGACACGTACGACGACGACGGCTATCCGATCGACATGGGGCTCATGGACCCGCGGCTCGGCGTCATCGACCCCGGCTTGGAGTGTCGGACCTGCGGCTCGCACTCCGGTTCCTGTAACGGCCACTTCGGCCACATCGAACTGGCGGCCCCCGTGATCCACGTCGGGTTCACGAAGCTCATCCGGCGGCTGCTCCGCTCGACGTGCCGCGAGTGCGGACGGCTCGCCCTAGACGAGGCGCAGCGCGACGAGTTCCGCGACCGCTACGAGCGGGCACAGGAACTCGGCGACGACGAACACGACGTGTTGAAGGCCGCGGTCCGGCAGGCGCGGAAGGCGAGCACCTGTCCGTTCTGCGGCGAGCCGCAGGCGGACATCAAACACGAGAAGCCGACCACGTACTACGAGGTCCAGGACGTGCTCTCGGGCGAGTACTCGGAGCGCATCGCAGCCGCGATGCAGCCCGACGAGGAGGAGGACGATCCCGGCACCTCACCGCAGGAACTCGCCGAGAAGACGGACATCGCCGTCGACCGGATCAACGAGATCATGGCCGGTGAGTTCCGTCCCCGCAAGGAGGACCGACGCGCCATCGAGAAGGCGCTCGACATCGACCTCACCGAAGAGGACATGAACAAGCTGATGCCCTCGGACATCCGCGACTGGTTCGAGGACATCCCGGACGAGGATCTGGAGGTGCTCGGCATCGACTCCGAGCACTCCCGGCCGGAGTGGATGATCCTGACGGTGCTTCCCGTCCCGCCGGTGACGACGCGTCCATCCATCACGCTCGACAACGGGCAGCGCTCCGAGGACGACCTCACCCACAAGCTCGTCGACATCATCCGGATCAACCAGCGGTTCATGGAGAATCGCGAGGCTGGAGCCCCACAGCTCATCATCGAGGACCTCTGGGAACTCCTCCAGTACCACGTGACCACCTTCGTCGACAACGAGATCAGCGGGACGCCGCCGGCGCGTCACCGCTCCGGCCGCCCCCTGAAAACCCTCAGCCAGCGGCTGAAGGGGAAGGAGGGCCGCTTCCGCGGCTCGCTGTCCGGGAAGCGCGTCAACTTCTCCGCCCGAACCGTCATCTCGCCGGATCCGACGCTCTCGCTCAACGAGGTGGGGGTTCCGGACCGGGTTGCAAAGGAGATGACCCAGACGCTCAACGTCACCGAGCGTAACGTCGATGAAGCGCGTCAGTACGTCCGGAACGGACCGGAAGCACACCCCGGCGCGAACTACGTGCGCCGCCCCGACGGGCGGCGGCTGAAGGTGACCGAGAAGAACTGCGAGGAGCTCGCAGAGAAGGTCGAGGCCGAGTGGGAGGTGAACCGCCACCTCGTCGACGGCGACATCGTGATCTTCAACCGGCAGCCCTCGCTGCACCGGATGTCGATCATGGCCCACGAGGTCGTGGTGATGCCGTACAAGACGTTCCGGCTCAACACCGTCGTCTGTCCGCCGTACAACGCCGACTTCGACGGCGACGAGATGAACATGCACGCCCTCCAGAACGAGGAGGCCCGCGCCGAGGCGCGCGTGTTGATGCGCGTGCAAGAACAGATCCTCTCGCCGCGGTTCGGCGGGAACATCATCGGTGCGATCCAAGACCACATCTCCGGGACGTACCTGCTCACCCACACGAACCCAGAGTTCACGGAGACGCAGGCGCTCGACCTGCTCCGGGCCACGCGCGTCGACGAACTGCCAGACGCCGACGGCGTCGACGACGACGGCAACGAGTTCTGGACGGGCCGAACGCTGTTCTCGGAGCTGCTTCCGGAAGACCTGTCGCTTCACTTTACGTCGTCGACCGGCGACGAGGTCGTCATCGAGAGCGGCCAGCTGGTCGAGGGAACGATAGACGAGGACGCGGTGGGCGCGTTCGGCGGCGAGGTCGTCGACACGCTCACAAAGGAGTACGGCGAGACGCGCTCGCGCGTGTTCATCAACGAGATCGCCTCGCTCGCGATGCGCGCGATCATGCACTTCGGCTTCTCGATCGGGATCGACGACGAGTCGATCCCGCCGGAGGCCGAAGAGCAAGTCGACGACGCGATCGGGAGCGCGTACGACCGCGTTCAGGAACTGATCGCGACGTACGAGGCCGGCGAACTGGAGTCGCTGCCCGGTCGCGGCGTCGACGAGACGCTGGAGATGAAGATCATGCAGACGCTCGGGAAGGCCCGCGACTCGGCCGGCGAGATCGCAGACCAGCACTTCGGCGACGACAACCCGGCGGTCGTGATGGCCCGCTCCGGTGCGCGTGGGTCGATGCTGAACCTCACGCAGATGGCCGGTTCCGTCGGCCAGCAGGCGGTTCGCGGCGAGCGAATCAATCGAGGCTACGAGGACCGGACGCTCTCACACTACAAAGAGAACGACCTCTCCGCGGAGGCGCACGGCTTCGTGGAGAACTCCTATCGAGGCGGTCTCACGCCGGAGGAGTTCTTCTTCCACGCGATGGGGGGACGCGAGGGGCTCGTCGACACGGCGGTCCGGACCTCGAAGTCCGGCTACCTGCAGCGGCGGCTCATCAACGCGCTTTCGGAACTCGAAGCGCAGTACGACGGAACGGTTCGGGACACCTCGGGCCGGATCGTCCAGTTCGAGTTCGGCGAGGACGGCACCTCTCCGGTGAAAGTCTCCTCCGGCGAGGGCGACGGTATCGACGTCGACGAGATCGTCGACCGCGTCGTCGACGCGGAGTTCGACTCCAACGACGAGAAGGACCGATTCCTCGGCGAGCGCGCGCCGCCGACGAACCTCTCGGAGCACGCCGGCCCCGGCCTGAACAAGGCCGCGGGCACGGGGGTGGAGTCCGATGACTGA
- a CDS encoding 30S ribosomal protein S7 has product MSGEESEAASAEDVAADEPDPDAPASSEAANENAKLFGVWDVTEIAYDDPSTKRYMTVTPIAHTMGRHASKQFKKSEISLVERLINRLMQTEENTGKKQQATRIVRDAFDVVHERTEENPVQILVSAVENAAPREETVRLKYGGISVPKAVDVAPQRRVDQALLFISDGVASATYKSSTSAADALANELVAAADYDPERSYSISQKEERERVAAAAR; this is encoded by the coding sequence ATGAGCGGAGAGGAGTCCGAGGCGGCGTCCGCAGAGGACGTCGCCGCCGACGAGCCGGACCCGGACGCGCCCGCGTCGAGCGAGGCCGCAAACGAGAACGCGAAGCTGTTCGGCGTGTGGGACGTCACCGAGATCGCCTACGACGACCCCTCGACGAAGCGCTACATGACCGTGACGCCCATCGCGCACACGATGGGTCGCCACGCGTCCAAGCAGTTCAAGAAGTCCGAGATCTCCTTAGTCGAGCGGCTGATCAACCGCCTGATGCAGACCGAAGAGAACACGGGCAAGAAACAGCAGGCGACGCGGATCGTCCGTGACGCCTTCGACGTCGTCCACGAGCGCACCGAAGAGAATCCGGTCCAGATCCTCGTCAGCGCCGTGGAGAACGCCGCGCCTCGCGAGGAGACCGTCCGCCTGAAGTACGGCGGCATCTCCGTCCCGAAAGCGGTCGACGTCGCACCGCAGCGCCGCGTCGATCAGGCGCTGCTTTTCATCTCCGACGGCGTCGCCAGCGCGACGTACAAATCGAGCACGTCCGCCGCCGACGCGCTCGCGAACGAACTGGTCGCTGCCGCCGACTACGACCCCGAGCGCTCCTACTCCATCTCACAGAAGGAGGAGCGCGAGCGCGTCGCCGCCGCCGCCCGCTGA
- a CDS encoding NusA-like transcription termination signal-binding factor produces the protein MRVELSDEARRYIGRFDELTGVAPTDCLVESDRLVFLVPAGEMASAIGQAGETVEEAERRLDASIELVEDADTPEAFVANALAPAAVNAVTISEQNDRVAYVEVQDADRGVAIGADGTNIETARRLADRHHDIDDIQLT, from the coding sequence ATGCGCGTCGAACTCTCCGACGAGGCGCGGCGCTACATCGGTCGGTTCGACGAACTGACCGGGGTCGCACCGACCGACTGCCTCGTGGAGAGCGACCGGCTCGTGTTCCTCGTTCCGGCCGGCGAGATGGCCTCGGCGATCGGACAGGCGGGAGAGACGGTCGAGGAAGCCGAGCGACGGCTTGATGCGTCGATCGAGTTGGTCGAAGACGCCGACACGCCGGAGGCGTTCGTCGCGAACGCGCTCGCACCGGCGGCGGTGAACGCGGTGACGATCTCCGAACAGAACGATCGGGTCGCGTACGTCGAGGTGCAAGACGCCGACCGCGGCGTGGCCATCGGCGCGGACGGGACGAACATCGAAACGGCGCGCCGGCTGGCGGACCGTCACCACGACATCGACGACATCCAGTTGACCTGA
- a CDS encoding 30S ribosomal protein S12 — MANGKYAARKLKQDRQKRRWSDSEYARRERGLKKKSDPLEGAPQARGIVLEKVGIEAKQPNSAIRKCVRVQLIKNGKQVTAFCPGDGAISFIDEHDEVTIAGIGGAKGRAMGDLSGVNYKVEKVNGVSMIELVRGNAEKPVR, encoded by the coding sequence ATGGCGAACGGCAAGTACGCGGCCCGTAAGCTCAAGCAGGACCGGCAGAAACGCCGCTGGTCCGACTCCGAGTACGCTCGGCGCGAGCGCGGGCTCAAAAAGAAGTCCGACCCCCTCGAAGGTGCCCCGCAGGCGCGCGGGATCGTACTGGAGAAGGTCGGCATCGAGGCAAAGCAGCCGAACTCGGCGATCCGAAAGTGCGTCCGCGTCCAGCTCATCAAGAACGGGAAGCAGGTCACCGCGTTCTGTCCCGGTGACGGCGCTATCTCGTTCATCGACGAGCACGACGAGGTCACGATCGCCGGGATCGGTGGGGCCAAGGGTCGCGCGATGGGCGACCTCTCCGGTGTCAACTACAAGGTCGAAAAGGTCAACGGCGTCTCCATGATCGAACTGGTACGCGGTAACGCGGAGAAGCCCGTCCGATGA